The proteins below come from a single Halobacteriovorax sp. DA5 genomic window:
- a CDS encoding fatty acid cis/trans isomerase, translated as MSIFLISCSNNNETDLLVPKDKEIHQEATKKAIKEIENNSVVFSQQQANHWNGKKKVDFNKDIKPIFDNRCVVCHSCYDSPCQLKLTSREAVERGASKDKVYMGERLIVASPSRLYIDANSTKQWRDKGFFSVSHKNLNKNVIAKMIKLKEVVPLPETKILPTSLDFSLENDRFCPKEDEFENYAKSSPFGGMPYGLPALTNKESELITTWIAQGSNFNKEAPLSREELKKIKDWELFLNKKSKKHQLMARYLYEHLYLANLYFSEKNETNFYKLVRSKTPTGKPIKVIASRRPFDDPKVKRVYYRLVKQKETIVDKTHMPYLFDKERMNWYKKLFITPKYQVKELPSYRALEAANPFLTFKDLPVESRYEFLLKESQYTISNFIKGPVCRGQIALNVIQDHFWTFFVNPKLYKNRNNFPLTNELERMSLPAQFANVGGVQWFKYKNEEEKYLKKKSEFIDQNSSILNLNSIWNGDGNNQNAALTIFRHFDSATVLKGLVGQNPKTAWVIDYPLLERIHYLLVAGFDVYGNLSHQLNTRLYMDFLRLEGEFNFLTLLPSKQRLKERELWYERASGRVKEHIVGRYAWIKKEPAISYKTRDAKSELFELLKNRLAPALNKRFEVKDDNLKSLMNNEEMKKTAVNLFSQVSFILIEDTNETYTLIHNNAHYNISHLLKEGSQRITEEDNFTVTKGTVGSYPNTIFKLKKSQLPNFVNAIKNTTSQAAHSRLLDKYGVRRSDKRFWPTLDKIHEIAFETNLIEFGLYDLNRLENR; from the coding sequence GTGAGCATTTTTCTTATTAGTTGTTCAAATAATAACGAGACAGATCTCCTTGTCCCAAAGGATAAAGAAATTCACCAAGAGGCAACTAAAAAGGCCATTAAAGAGATTGAAAATAATAGTGTTGTCTTCTCCCAACAACAAGCAAACCATTGGAATGGGAAGAAGAAAGTTGATTTCAACAAAGATATTAAACCAATATTTGATAATCGCTGTGTTGTTTGTCACAGTTGCTACGATTCACCTTGCCAACTAAAACTAACTTCCCGAGAAGCCGTTGAAAGAGGAGCCTCTAAAGATAAGGTCTATATGGGAGAGCGCTTAATCGTTGCTTCGCCAAGCCGACTTTATATCGATGCAAACTCAACTAAGCAGTGGAGAGATAAAGGTTTTTTCTCAGTTTCACATAAAAATCTTAATAAAAACGTCATAGCAAAGATGATAAAGTTAAAAGAGGTTGTGCCTCTTCCGGAGACAAAGATTCTTCCGACAAGCTTAGACTTCAGCCTAGAAAATGATCGTTTTTGTCCAAAAGAAGACGAATTTGAAAACTACGCGAAGTCTTCTCCTTTTGGAGGTATGCCATATGGACTTCCTGCACTAACAAATAAAGAGAGTGAGCTAATTACAACTTGGATAGCCCAAGGCTCAAACTTCAACAAAGAAGCTCCCCTTTCAAGGGAAGAACTAAAAAAAATAAAAGATTGGGAACTTTTCTTAAACAAGAAAAGTAAAAAACATCAACTTATGGCGCGCTACCTTTATGAGCACCTTTACCTAGCAAATCTATATTTTAGTGAAAAAAATGAAACGAATTTTTATAAATTAGTAAGATCTAAAACACCAACTGGAAAACCAATCAAAGTCATTGCCTCTCGAAGGCCATTTGATGATCCAAAGGTTAAGAGAGTCTACTATCGACTAGTGAAACAGAAAGAGACAATTGTCGATAAAACGCATATGCCTTACCTCTTTGATAAAGAGAGAATGAATTGGTATAAGAAATTATTTATAACACCAAAGTATCAGGTAAAAGAACTTCCTAGCTACCGAGCCCTAGAAGCAGCAAACCCATTTTTAACTTTTAAAGATTTACCTGTTGAATCACGTTATGAGTTTCTTCTTAAAGAGTCTCAATACACGATTTCTAACTTTATAAAAGGTCCTGTTTGCCGCGGTCAAATTGCCCTTAATGTAATTCAGGATCACTTTTGGACTTTCTTTGTAAACCCTAAGCTTTATAAAAACCGCAATAATTTTCCACTTACAAATGAGCTAGAGCGCATGAGTCTTCCTGCACAGTTTGCAAATGTGGGTGGTGTTCAATGGTTCAAGTATAAAAATGAAGAAGAAAAATATCTTAAAAAGAAGTCAGAATTTATCGATCAAAACTCCTCTATCCTAAATCTAAATTCTATTTGGAATGGCGATGGAAACAATCAGAATGCAGCATTAACTATTTTTAGACATTTTGATAGTGCGACAGTTTTGAAAGGACTTGTTGGTCAAAATCCAAAAACAGCTTGGGTCATTGATTATCCACTCTTAGAAAGAATTCACTACCTCCTGGTTGCTGGCTTTGATGTATATGGGAATTTATCTCATCAACTCAACACTAGACTTTACATGGATTTTTTAAGACTTGAAGGTGAATTCAACTTTCTAACATTACTACCTTCAAAACAAAGATTGAAAGAAAGAGAACTATGGTACGAAAGAGCTTCTGGTAGAGTTAAAGAACATATCGTAGGACGCTATGCTTGGATAAAGAAAGAGCCCGCAATTTCATATAAGACTAGAGACGCAAAGAGTGAACTATTTGAACTATTAAAAAATAGACTAGCTCCTGCTTTAAATAAGAGGTTTGAAGTTAAAGATGATAATCTCAAAAGCTTAATGAATAACGAAGAGATGAAGAAGACTGCTGTAAATCTCTTTTCACAAGTATCTTTTATCTTGATTGAGGATACTAATGAAACATATACGTTAATTCACAACAATGCTCACTACAATATCTCTCACCTCTTGAAAGAAGGAAGTCAGAGAATTACTGAAGAAGATAACTTCACTGTAACAAAAGGAACTGTAGGGAGTTATCCGAATACTATTTTTAAACTTAAAAAATCTCAACTACCGAATTTTGTAAATGCAATTAAGAATACTACTTCACAGGCAGCTCATAGCAGGCTTCTTGATAAGTATGGTGTGAGAAGAAGTGATAAAAGATTTTGGCCAACACTAGATAAAATTCATGAGATAGCCTTTGAAACAAATCTTATTGAATTTGGTCTTTATGATTTAAATCGATTGGAAAATCGCTAA
- a CDS encoding DMT family transporter: MNTSVISLILGTICIGLAPIFVKNLSGDLSPSMIGALRCSIAGSILLIYQLLIKKNYIKDKRFYTMTAVIGFCFAMDLFVWHRSVHLIGAGMSTILGNTQVFYLLVFGLILYKEKITLKKLLVFLFAFFGVFLILKGQVQFYQSEEFFWGVLFGLTTGLCYSLYTTSIKKTSLMTFKTKITALEIITYSSLVTGAILFITAQFEHGHKSLALEHLPSVFGLAILCQVIGWSLISYGLKSAPLSVSGLIILLQPVIAKTLSIFLFNEPFSSLEIIGAAILLTCIYLGTHLSRPKKTKSNDN; the protein is encoded by the coding sequence ATGAACACAAGTGTCATAAGCCTAATTTTAGGAACAATATGCATCGGATTAGCACCTATTTTTGTTAAAAATCTCAGTGGTGACCTTTCTCCGAGCATGATTGGCGCTCTTCGTTGTTCAATTGCAGGTTCAATTCTTCTTATTTACCAACTTCTTATTAAGAAAAATTATATCAAGGACAAACGCTTCTATACTATGACGGCCGTCATAGGTTTCTGCTTTGCTATGGACTTATTTGTTTGGCATCGATCAGTTCACTTAATTGGTGCTGGCATGTCTACAATTTTAGGCAATACCCAAGTTTTCTACTTACTTGTTTTTGGCCTTATCCTTTATAAAGAAAAAATAACACTCAAAAAGCTACTAGTATTTCTCTTTGCTTTCTTTGGAGTATTTCTCATTCTAAAAGGCCAAGTTCAATTCTATCAGTCAGAGGAATTCTTTTGGGGAGTACTCTTTGGTCTGACAACAGGGTTGTGCTACTCACTTTATACAACTTCAATTAAGAAAACGTCCCTTATGACATTTAAGACGAAAATCACTGCACTAGAGATTATCACCTACTCTTCTCTTGTGACTGGAGCGATTCTCTTTATTACCGCTCAATTTGAGCACGGCCACAAAAGCCTAGCTCTTGAGCATCTGCCTTCTGTATTTGGGCTTGCTATTCTTTGTCAGGTCATTGGCTGGTCATTAATTAGCTATGGCCTTAAAAGTGCCCCACTTTCTGTTTCAGGACTTATTATTTTATTACAACCAGTGATTGCTAAGACTCTAAGTATATTCCTTTTTAATGAGCCATTCTCTTCACTTGAAATAATTGGAGCTGCAATTCTCTTAACGTGTATTTACCTAGGAACTCACCTTTCGCGTCCAAAGAAAACGAAATCAAATGACAATTGA
- a CDS encoding c-type cytochrome translates to MNLFKITVVAALLSVSAYAGDAAKGKAIYKKVNCALCHNADGMGKAADVSKIAIVKGPRIAGLDAAYVAEQVTAIQSKKRKTKNTSMMWTKVRGLSAQDIKDVAAYVTTMSKDKYKGMNQK, encoded by the coding sequence GTGAATTTATTCAAAATCACTGTTGTTGCCGCTCTACTAAGTGTAAGTGCTTACGCTGGAGATGCTGCTAAAGGTAAAGCAATTTACAAGAAAGTTAACTGTGCTCTTTGCCACAATGCTGATGGTATGGGGAAAGCTGCAGATGTTAGTAAAATTGCAATTGTTAAAGGTCCAAGAATTGCTGGTCTAGATGCTGCTTACGTTGCTGAGCAAGTTACTGCGATTCAATCAAAGAAGAGAAAAACTAAGAATACTTCTATGATGTGGACAAAGGTTCGTGGTCTTTCAGCTCAAGACATTAAAGATGTTGCGGCCTACGTAACGACTATGTCAAAAGATAAGTACAAAGGTATGAATCAAAAATAA
- a CDS encoding efflux RND transporter permease subunit, translating into MIEIFVKRPATTIIFIAIFMVMGLVSIGNLIIEPTPKVELPLITVQTVYAGASPEEIESQILKKIEDEISEVSQIKKIKSDARDSFGIVIIEFDIEADANIKSIEVKDKVEAILNDFPDGADRPIIAKFDPLIQPIATLALSSTKHDLTQVYEYADKKLKSRLSSINGVASVDIFGGREREINIELDNNLLIQNYLSIEDVLAAISRKNLNIPGGSINTTDSKISVRFVGEFANVDEIRNLEVVSREGQVFKLQEIGNVSDSFKEVETMARFNEKEVVGLSVLKLSDGDAIKIVENLKSSLEKVQSELPDGMQLELVVDTTRITLDDTKGTINSIFIGIGLTIAILLTFLGDWRGALIASIVIPTSIISTLFLMDMSSFSINVMTLLAFGTCLGTLIANALIIIENVYKHLKMGKDSQSAAIDGTKEVLLAVMASSGTNLVVFTPLAFMGGVVGKFMLQFGMTVVFATIFSILASVTLTPMLCALLLKDPDTLKGPFPKLAGLVDRLLAWATKQYRWFFDKFMNWPITSIIVLMALFFTIVYPAKRVGNEFLPKSDRDEFKAFILMPDGSPIEKTAQITQQVDEIIRKYPEVVSTLSDIGYDGEERSRITVNLTSATKRKRDYKEIMDDLLPKVSNIPEAEITLTGGSRNASNDGDITINVTGDNFDNMIIASEKMQKIMKDSGYFSSIESSYRIPKMEIQFISEPQKVIRQNLSSSRLGGTIRALVNGNDDAVYKEGGEEYDINVTLAPEFKRNISDFDKFLIHGKDGLIPISSLGKVQVVEASSPLKRRDKERIIQIKAFVVKGVVGAIMGDLGQQFSKAELPQGTKFMFAGQAESQKESQQEMGKAFMLAVILTYMLLVAILNSFVFPVSIGSAILTSFLGSFLMMFYTEQTINIGSMMAIVMVVGLAVNNAILMIEYTQQKLDEGVEIKEALWLGAEEKLKPILMTSIAIIAGTMPQLFMIDKMKSAMGAVLIGGMLGSIFFTYTLVPTIHLVLYRVKEWLSKLLKSNA; encoded by the coding sequence ATGATCGAAATATTTGTTAAACGCCCTGCCACAACAATCATCTTTATTGCCATCTTTATGGTAATGGGACTGGTTTCAATTGGTAACTTAATTATTGAACCGACACCTAAGGTTGAGCTTCCACTTATTACAGTACAGACGGTCTATGCTGGTGCATCACCTGAAGAAATCGAATCACAAATCTTAAAGAAGATTGAGGACGAAATTTCAGAAGTCTCTCAAATTAAGAAAATCAAATCAGATGCACGTGACAGTTTTGGTATTGTTATCATTGAGTTTGATATTGAAGCAGACGCTAATATCAAATCAATTGAAGTAAAAGATAAGGTTGAAGCAATCTTAAACGATTTTCCAGATGGAGCAGATCGTCCAATCATTGCAAAGTTTGACCCATTAATTCAGCCAATTGCAACTCTTGCTCTTTCAAGTACAAAGCATGACCTGACTCAAGTATATGAGTATGCTGATAAAAAACTTAAGTCTCGCCTATCATCTATCAATGGTGTTGCCTCTGTTGACATTTTTGGTGGACGAGAAAGAGAGATCAATATTGAGTTAGATAATAACCTTCTTATTCAAAATTATCTGTCAATTGAGGATGTTCTTGCGGCCATCTCTAGAAAAAACCTAAATATCCCAGGTGGATCAATAAATACGACAGACTCTAAGATTAGTGTTCGCTTCGTTGGGGAGTTTGCCAACGTTGACGAGATCAGAAATCTAGAAGTTGTTTCCCGAGAGGGACAAGTTTTTAAGCTTCAAGAAATTGGAAATGTTTCAGATAGCTTTAAAGAAGTTGAAACGATGGCACGCTTCAATGAAAAGGAAGTAGTCGGTCTATCAGTACTAAAGCTTTCTGATGGTGATGCTATTAAGATCGTTGAGAACTTAAAAAGCTCTCTTGAGAAAGTACAAAGTGAGCTACCTGATGGGATGCAACTTGAACTAGTCGTTGATACAACTCGAATTACACTAGATGATACAAAAGGTACAATTAACTCGATCTTCATTGGTATTGGTTTAACAATTGCGATTCTTTTAACATTCCTGGGAGACTGGCGTGGTGCCCTTATTGCAAGTATCGTAATTCCGACTTCAATTATCTCAACACTTTTCCTTATGGATATGTCATCGTTTTCAATTAACGTTATGACACTTCTTGCATTCGGTACATGTCTAGGTACCCTCATTGCAAACGCTCTTATCATTATCGAAAACGTTTACAAGCATCTAAAAATGGGAAAAGACTCTCAGTCGGCAGCCATTGATGGGACGAAAGAAGTATTACTTGCAGTAATGGCCTCTTCAGGAACAAACCTAGTTGTATTTACTCCACTGGCCTTCATGGGTGGTGTCGTTGGTAAGTTCATGCTTCAATTTGGTATGACTGTTGTATTTGCAACGATCTTCTCGATCCTAGCATCTGTTACGTTAACACCAATGCTTTGTGCCTTACTTCTAAAAGACCCTGATACTTTAAAAGGACCTTTCCCTAAGCTCGCAGGTCTTGTCGATCGCTTACTTGCTTGGGCAACAAAACAGTACCGTTGGTTCTTTGATAAATTTATGAATTGGCCTATTACTTCAATTATTGTCCTAATGGCGCTTTTCTTTACAATTGTTTATCCGGCAAAACGTGTTGGTAATGAGTTCCTTCCAAAGTCTGACCGTGATGAATTTAAGGCATTTATTCTTATGCCAGATGGTTCACCAATTGAAAAAACAGCTCAGATCACTCAACAGGTTGATGAGATTATAAGAAAGTACCCAGAGGTTGTTTCAACTCTTTCAGATATTGGTTATGACGGTGAAGAAAGATCACGTATTACCGTCAACTTAACTTCAGCAACAAAGAGAAAAAGAGACTATAAAGAAATCATGGATGATCTACTTCCAAAGGTATCTAATATTCCTGAAGCAGAAATTACTCTAACAGGTGGTAGTCGAAACGCTAGTAATGATGGTGATATTACAATAAACGTCACAGGAGATAATTTCGATAATATGATTATTGCATCAGAAAAAATGCAAAAGATCATGAAGGACTCAGGATACTTTAGTTCAATTGAAAGCTCTTACCGAATTCCAAAAATGGAGATTCAGTTTATTTCTGAACCTCAAAAAGTAATTCGTCAAAACCTATCAAGCTCGCGTCTTGGGGGTACAATCCGTGCACTTGTAAATGGTAATGATGATGCCGTTTATAAAGAAGGTGGTGAAGAATACGATATAAATGTAACTCTTGCGCCAGAATTTAAAAGAAATATCTCTGACTTTGATAAATTTCTAATTCATGGAAAGGATGGACTTATCCCAATCTCAAGCCTTGGTAAGGTTCAAGTTGTCGAAGCATCTTCGCCACTTAAAAGACGTGACAAAGAAAGAATCATTCAGATCAAAGCCTTTGTTGTAAAAGGTGTTGTTGGTGCCATCATGGGAGATCTGGGCCAGCAATTCAGTAAGGCAGAGCTACCACAAGGGACTAAGTTCATGTTTGCAGGCCAGGCAGAAAGTCAGAAAGAATCTCAACAAGAGATGGGAAAAGCCTTCATGCTAGCAGTAATCTTAACTTATATGCTACTTGTTGCGATCCTAAACTCATTTGTATTCCCAGTGTCAATTGGTTCAGCGATTCTAACATCTTTCCTAGGATCTTTTTTAATGATGTTCTACACGGAGCAGACGATTAATATTGGTTCCATGATGGCCATTGTAATGGTTGTAGGACTTGCCGTTAACAACGCCATTCTTATGATTGAATATACTCAGCAAAAGCTTGATGAAGGTGTTGAGATTAAGGAAGCATTATGGTTAGGGGCCGAGGAAAAACTGAAGCCTATTCTAATGACTTCTATTGCCATTATCGCTGGTACAATGCCACAGCTCTTTATGATCGACAAAATGAAGTCGGCCATGGGTGCAGTTTTGATTGGTGGTATGCTAGGTTCAATCTTCTTTACATACACACTCGTTCCAACGATTCACTTAGTGCTATATCGAGTGAAAGAATGGCTCTCTAAGCTATTGAAATCAAATGCATAA
- a CDS encoding efflux RND transporter periplasmic adaptor subunit, with product MKQIIFVLIVGLVYAGSLFVKDLDLQRKKGKETATMYTIRAVSGTPVNTTKVTRRAFSNFVIVTGSNIGPRIHASVAPKVANLIKPGALVSIRVKDKKVYGNVVSVDAKADYLSGLHKIVVSFANKKIPTNLYIMNIETHKLENALTIKREAVSERGGSHNVFIVNDKNIVTKRNIEVSDSNEDFYVVKSGLTEGDTIVLSDQRYLNDGEKVNIIKALVDQD from the coding sequence ATGAAGCAAATAATCTTCGTTTTAATAGTTGGTCTTGTTTACGCAGGTAGCTTATTTGTTAAAGATTTAGACCTACAAAGAAAGAAAGGTAAAGAAACTGCGACTATGTATACAATTCGTGCTGTTTCAGGAACTCCAGTTAATACAACAAAGGTTACGAGAAGGGCCTTCTCAAACTTTGTCATTGTAACAGGTAGTAATATTGGTCCAAGAATTCATGCATCAGTTGCACCAAAAGTGGCAAATCTAATAAAGCCAGGAGCACTTGTTAGTATTCGCGTAAAAGATAAGAAAGTATACGGAAATGTAGTTTCGGTTGATGCCAAAGCTGATTATCTTTCGGGCCTGCATAAAATCGTTGTATCTTTTGCAAATAAAAAGATTCCAACAAATCTCTATATTATGAATATCGAAACACACAAATTAGAAAATGCTTTAACGATTAAAAGAGAAGCTGTTTCAGAAAGAGGTGGTTCGCATAACGTATTCATCGTTAATGATAAGAATATCGTTACAAAACGCAATATTGAAGTAAGTGATAGTAACGAAGACTTCTATGTTGTGAAAAGCGGACTAACTGAAGGAGACACTATTGTGCTAAGTGATCAACGTTATCTTAATGATGGCGAAAAAGTAAATATCATCAAAGCACTAGTGGATCAGGATTAA